The Paraburkholderia acidisoli genome contains a region encoding:
- a CDS encoding aldose epimerase family protein — protein sequence MNAQPQQDILTLTHGASTLRIAPWAGGRLLSWQLDGQPVIVWPENANWAQPARVRGGNPLLFPFLGRHFVDGKIGRWRDANGVVRDLPMHGFARDLPFAAQPDADGHGLRMTLVDTEATRVGYPFAFRFEAAYRLIDEHTLEVTLSATNTGTEPMPWYAGHHFYFALPHAQRAQTTLELPPSERRYQLPDGSISTPEPGAPEYRLDDASIIDRFHVLRSTSPAPVRLHAPGLGREITIDLNCADSLPWYAVTTWTEAPDSDFYCVEPWLGLPDAIHNGLGLRWLAPGNTETATLRIGVKTLAA from the coding sequence ATGAACGCTCAACCGCAGCAGGACATTCTCACGCTCACTCACGGCGCTTCCACGCTGCGCATCGCGCCGTGGGCGGGCGGCCGCCTGCTCTCCTGGCAACTCGACGGCCAGCCCGTGATCGTGTGGCCCGAGAACGCGAACTGGGCGCAGCCCGCCCGCGTGCGCGGCGGCAATCCGCTGCTCTTTCCGTTTCTCGGCCGCCATTTCGTCGATGGCAAGATCGGCCGCTGGCGCGACGCCAACGGCGTGGTGCGCGATCTGCCGATGCATGGCTTCGCGCGCGATTTGCCCTTCGCGGCGCAACCCGACGCCGACGGCCACGGCCTGCGCATGACGCTGGTCGATACCGAGGCCACGCGCGTCGGTTATCCGTTTGCGTTCCGCTTCGAAGCCGCCTACCGCCTCATCGACGAACACACGCTCGAAGTCACGCTCAGCGCAACCAACACGGGCACCGAGCCGATGCCGTGGTACGCGGGCCATCACTTCTACTTCGCCCTGCCGCACGCGCAGCGCGCGCAAACCACGCTCGAACTGCCGCCCTCGGAGCGCCGCTACCAGTTGCCCGACGGCTCGATCAGCACGCCCGAGCCCGGCGCGCCCGAATATCGTCTCGACGACGCCAGCATCATCGACCGCTTCCACGTGCTGCGGTCGACCTCGCCCGCGCCGGTGCGCCTGCACGCCCCGGGCCTCGGCCGCGAGATCACGATCGATTTGAATTGCGCCGATTCACTGCCCTGGTACGCCGTCACCACATGGACCGAAGCGCCCGACTCCGACTTCTACTGCGTCGAACCGTGGCTCGGCCTGCCCGACGCGATCCACAACGGGCTCGGCCTGCGCTGGCTGGCCCCCGGTAACACGGAAACGGCGACGCTGCGTATCGGCGTCAAGACGCTGGCTGCGTGA
- a CDS encoding undecaprenyl-diphosphate phosphatase, protein MSLWFLLFLSVLQGVTELFPVSSLGHTLLVPALVGMHIDKHAPQLLPFLVALHLGTAVALLWYFRERWVALIRGFFASLGGRRNDDGHMMWALIIGTIPAGLVGLALEKRIEVLFHDLRIVAAALMVNGVLLWFGDRLQRSRMHLAPEKLTFRQAFFVGLAQVGALIPGFSRSGLTMIAGNAAGLTTEKAAEFSFLLGTPIIFAAGVLELPKLFHARDQLTTALVGGVLTGIAAWLSVKFLMRYFEGRGRLASFGVYCVIAGAIFLGWFIMHPQPV, encoded by the coding sequence GTGAGTCTCTGGTTTCTACTTTTCTTGAGCGTGCTGCAAGGCGTCACCGAACTCTTTCCGGTGAGTAGCCTCGGTCATACCTTGCTCGTTCCGGCGCTCGTCGGCATGCATATCGACAAGCACGCGCCGCAATTGCTGCCGTTCCTCGTGGCACTGCATCTGGGCACCGCCGTCGCGCTGCTCTGGTATTTCCGCGAGCGTTGGGTCGCGCTGATCCGCGGCTTCTTCGCATCGCTCGGCGGCCGCCGTAACGACGACGGCCACATGATGTGGGCGCTCATCATCGGCACGATTCCGGCGGGTCTCGTCGGGCTGGCCCTCGAAAAGCGCATCGAAGTGCTGTTTCACGATCTGCGTATCGTCGCGGCCGCGTTGATGGTCAACGGCGTGCTGCTGTGGTTCGGCGATCGCCTGCAGCGCTCGCGCATGCACCTCGCGCCGGAAAAGCTCACGTTTCGCCAGGCTTTCTTTGTCGGTCTCGCCCAGGTTGGCGCGCTGATTCCAGGCTTTTCGCGTAGCGGTCTGACGATGATCGCCGGCAACGCAGCGGGCCTCACGACGGAAAAGGCCGCGGAGTTTTCGTTCCTGCTCGGCACGCCGATCATTTTCGCCGCGGGCGTGCTCGAACTGCCGAAGCTGTTCCACGCGCGCGACCAGCTGACGACGGCGCTCGTCGGCGGCGTGCTCACGGGCATTGCCGCGTGGCTGAGCGTGAAGTTCCTGATGCGCTATTTCGAAGGGCGTGGCCGCCTTGCGTCGTTCGGCGTGTATTGCGTGATCGCGGGTGCGATTTTCCTCGGCTGGTTCATCATGCATCCGCAGCCGGTGTGA
- a CDS encoding AAA family ATPase, whose product MNEETELMRTVVENAERYVKAEEVRDGIVLVNAANLEPQPVDWLWNEWLALGKLHLLAGAPGQGKTTLAMSLAAIVTRGGRWPDGSNCTAGSVVIWSGEDDPGDTLLPRLMAAGAKRDKVYFVSGKNINGEFQSFDPARDTAALSKECEQLGDVRLIIVDPISSAVTGDSHKNTETRRALQPLVNLAADMNAALIGITHFSKGGQGVDPTQRVIGSIAFAAVARVVLVAAKVKSADGSDRRIFARSKSNIGPDDGGFEYHLEQIEPQAGLLASVVVWGEKVEGAATELLSEPAEGDKDELNAKETAMEFLREILSSPVQATTVALEAKAQGISARTLRRAADALRVKSRRGHGNVFYWSLPQ is encoded by the coding sequence GTGAACGAGGAAACGGAACTCATGCGCACCGTCGTCGAAAACGCGGAACGCTACGTGAAGGCCGAGGAAGTTCGCGACGGCATTGTTCTTGTAAATGCTGCCAACCTCGAACCGCAGCCTGTTGATTGGCTCTGGAATGAATGGCTTGCACTCGGAAAGCTGCATCTTCTGGCAGGCGCACCGGGTCAGGGAAAGACGACCCTTGCGATGAGCCTCGCAGCGATTGTCACGCGCGGCGGACGTTGGCCCGACGGCTCTAACTGTACCGCAGGCTCCGTCGTGATCTGGAGCGGCGAGGATGATCCGGGCGATACGCTTTTGCCGCGCTTGATGGCTGCGGGCGCAAAGCGAGACAAGGTCTACTTCGTTTCCGGGAAGAATATCAACGGCGAATTTCAATCGTTCGATCCGGCGCGCGACACCGCCGCATTGTCGAAGGAATGCGAGCAACTGGGCGACGTCCGCCTCATCATCGTCGATCCGATCTCGTCGGCAGTTACTGGCGACTCGCACAAAAACACCGAGACGCGCCGCGCCCTTCAACCACTTGTTAACCTCGCTGCGGATATGAATGCCGCGCTCATTGGTATCACGCATTTCTCGAAAGGAGGTCAAGGTGTTGATCCGACGCAGCGGGTCATCGGCTCAATTGCATTCGCCGCCGTCGCTCGCGTAGTGCTTGTTGCTGCCAAGGTGAAGAGCGCCGATGGCAGTGATCGCCGGATTTTTGCCCGCTCGAAATCCAACATTGGCCCTGACGACGGTGGATTTGAATATCACCTGGAACAAATTGAACCGCAGGCCGGTCTGCTCGCCTCCGTTGTCGTTTGGGGTGAAAAAGTCGAAGGAGCAGCAACTGAGCTCTTGAGCGAGCCTGCAGAAGGCGACAAAGACGAGTTGAATGCGAAAGAAACTGCGATGGAGTTCCTGCGCGAAATCTTGAGCTCTCCCGTCCAGGCTACTACGGTTGCGCTTGAAGCAAAGGCACAAGGAATCTCCGCTCGTACGTTGCGTCGTGCCGCCGACGCGCTGCGCGTGAAGAGCAGGCGAGGACACGGTAACGTTTTCTACTGGAGCCTTCCGCAATAG
- a CDS encoding DUF7146 domain-containing protein, which translates to MIDWNQYAMGNHRIMCPACGRGDRDRNLGLTIEANGNGVCHCFRCAYTEHFHPGFGSRPMLNSQPRAKPNAPTKHEYLSEYGQALWAKCEPLSGEASAYLTARRCRIPPNDGDLRWHPSLKHPSGHIGPCMIALVTDALTGSALSLHRTWIQSNGHKAAIDAPRMLLGGHRKKGGVIRLWPDDAVTNGLGIAEGIETALSLAWAHSPVWACIDAGNLAALPPLFGLETLYVAVDNDAAGQNAALTCAQNFDEAGIGVFLTQQTANDLNDLLKEAA; encoded by the coding sequence ATGATTGATTGGAACCAATACGCAATGGGCAACCATCGCATCATGTGCCCCGCGTGCGGTCGCGGAGATCGTGATCGTAATTTGGGCCTTACGATCGAAGCAAACGGCAACGGTGTATGCCATTGTTTCCGCTGCGCTTACACGGAGCACTTCCATCCGGGCTTCGGTTCTCGCCCGATGTTGAATTCCCAACCGCGTGCGAAACCGAATGCGCCGACGAAGCACGAGTATCTCTCTGAATACGGCCAAGCGCTCTGGGCGAAGTGTGAGCCGCTTTCGGGCGAAGCGAGCGCATATTTGACGGCTCGTCGCTGCCGCATTCCTCCGAACGATGGCGATTTGCGCTGGCACCCGTCGTTGAAGCACCCCAGCGGTCACATCGGCCCTTGTATGATTGCGCTCGTCACGGACGCTCTGACTGGCAGCGCGCTGAGCTTGCATCGCACGTGGATTCAATCGAACGGCCACAAAGCGGCCATTGACGCTCCTCGCATGTTGCTGGGGGGGCATCGCAAAAAAGGCGGCGTGATCCGCTTGTGGCCCGATGACGCAGTTACGAACGGACTCGGCATCGCCGAAGGTATTGAAACCGCGCTCAGCCTGGCGTGGGCTCATTCCCCGGTTTGGGCCTGCATCGATGCAGGCAATCTCGCTGCACTGCCCCCTCTGTTCGGCTTGGAAACGCTGTACGTCGCGGTTGATAACGACGCAGCAGGCCAGAATGCCGCACTGACTTGCGCGCAAAACTTCGATGAAGCCGGGATCGGCGTATTTTTGACGCAGCAAACCGCAAATGATCTGAATGATCTGCTCAAGGAGGCCGCGTGA
- a CDS encoding DNA-binding protein → MEKAANISHAIDQTRQYLSTEELASHLTLRPQSIRKRYCQTGTYYSLRPVKLPNGRLMWPVNSIELLAKAQ, encoded by the coding sequence ATGGAAAAAGCAGCAAATATCTCTCACGCGATCGATCAGACTCGCCAGTACCTCTCTACGGAAGAACTGGCATCGCACCTTACCCTTCGCCCGCAGTCGATTCGCAAGCGTTATTGCCAGACTGGCACGTACTACAGCCTGCGCCCGGTCAAGCTTCCGAATGGCCGTTTGATGTGGCCGGTGAATTCGATCGAGCTCTTGGCGAAGGCGCAGTAA
- a CDS encoding helix-turn-helix domain-containing protein, translating to MDVVARRLREVRIRNGLSQEKLGVLAGIDEMSASARMNQYERGKHVPDFGTIKRIAAALNVPATYFYAVADDEAALLLRFHQLSSEQRATLIKFSMELD from the coding sequence ATGGACGTGGTGGCGCGGCGACTTCGAGAGGTACGCATCCGGAATGGTCTCTCGCAAGAAAAGCTCGGAGTCTTGGCCGGAATCGACGAGATGTCGGCGAGCGCGAGAATGAATCAGTATGAGCGGGGGAAACACGTCCCAGATTTTGGAACCATCAAGCGGATTGCAGCTGCCTTAAACGTGCCTGCAACTTACTTCTACGCGGTGGCTGACGATGAGGCCGCTTTACTGTTGAGATTTCATCAACTCAGCTCCGAACAACGGGCAACACTAATCAAATTCTCCATGGAACTAGATTAG
- a CDS encoding ParB/RepB/Spo0J family partition protein, whose protein sequence is MAKPNVKELEAGLTQHRSPKVMEELIASTVLGRFAEQLSAPNQLLPLNRIRDSPYLRHVIDETHVDALAESFATIGILDPIIVREVEGDYFELIAGHYRVRAAAKIGWESIVARVRTLDNREAARMVVTSNTQRRYITDFERFHLLPLALRENCAYRSKIELAHLLGCNHISAFYIDAYSELPSAAIKILEAKPDLIDAPTAIALKRFVRKHPDLVVQVIQLIADEALGQDAAEEWVKNALNSSV, encoded by the coding sequence ATGGCCAAACCAAACGTGAAAGAACTTGAGGCAGGGCTGACACAGCATCGCTCGCCAAAGGTAATGGAGGAACTGATCGCTTCCACGGTATTGGGTCGATTTGCGGAGCAGCTATCAGCTCCGAACCAGTTGTTGCCACTCAACCGAATCAGGGATTCTCCGTATTTGCGACATGTCATTGACGAGACTCACGTTGATGCACTCGCAGAAAGTTTCGCCACTATTGGAATCCTTGATCCGATTATCGTTCGTGAAGTGGAAGGCGACTACTTTGAGCTAATCGCGGGCCACTACAGAGTCAGAGCGGCAGCTAAGATCGGTTGGGAAAGCATTGTCGCGCGCGTTCGTACGCTAGATAATCGAGAAGCCGCACGAATGGTGGTCACGAGTAACACACAGCGACGTTACATCACCGATTTTGAGCGCTTCCATCTCTTACCACTCGCGCTTCGTGAAAATTGTGCGTATCGGTCAAAGATAGAACTGGCACATCTTCTCGGGTGTAATCATATATCTGCTTTTTATATAGATGCATACTCTGAGCTCCCCTCGGCGGCGATAAAGATTTTGGAGGCGAAGCCAGATTTAATCGACGCACCTACTGCAATTGCGCTGAAAAGATTTGTACGGAAACATCCCGATCTGGTTGTCCAAGTCATTCAATTGATCGCGGACGAAGCATTGGGGCAGGACGCAGCAGAAGAGTGGGTCAAGAATGCATTGAATTCCTCTGTCTAA
- a CDS encoding ArsR/SmtB family transcription factor, whose translation MEEKDIIRALAALAHDLRLRVFRMLVVAGPDGLTPGTMAAELDVPNATLSFHLKELMNAGLVTQKRDGRSLIYRAAYDQMNAVLGFLTENCCQGQTCFPPGTDSCQC comes from the coding sequence ATGGAAGAAAAAGACATCATTCGTGCCTTGGCGGCGCTCGCCCACGATCTGCGCCTGCGTGTGTTCCGCATGCTGGTTGTCGCTGGGCCAGACGGTCTGACACCCGGCACCATGGCGGCGGAGCTTGACGTGCCCAATGCGACGCTCTCCTTTCATCTGAAGGAGTTGATGAACGCTGGGCTGGTCACGCAGAAGCGCGACGGCCGAAGCCTGATCTATCGGGCGGCGTACGACCAGATGAATGCAGTCCTCGGATTCCTGACCGAGAACTGCTGTCAGGGGCAGACCTGTTTTCCACCGGGCACCGATTCGTGCCAATGCTGA
- a CDS encoding ArsI/CadI family heavy metal resistance metalloenzyme: MKRFHVHVHVDDIAASVAFYSKLFSAEPARIEPDYAKWMLEDPRVNFAISTRGSQPGVDHLGFQVDDAAELAELAQRAQEADMALLDKGKTTCCYSHSDKHWIVDPQGIAWEHFHTLERASIYGESRPLNASQSEAQACCTPHGKTEDIPVKPAGKACC, encoded by the coding sequence ATGAAGCGGTTTCACGTTCATGTCCACGTCGACGACATCGCGGCCAGTGTCGCGTTCTATTCAAAGCTGTTCAGCGCAGAGCCTGCGCGCATCGAGCCGGACTACGCGAAATGGATGCTGGAAGATCCGCGCGTGAACTTTGCGATCTCGACCCGTGGCTCGCAGCCTGGCGTTGATCATCTGGGCTTTCAGGTGGACGACGCAGCCGAGCTGGCTGAACTCGCGCAGCGTGCACAGGAAGCGGACATGGCACTGCTCGACAAAGGCAAAACCACCTGTTGCTACTCGCATAGTGACAAGCACTGGATTGTTGATCCGCAGGGGATCGCGTGGGAGCACTTTCACACACTCGAGCGCGCATCGATTTACGGCGAAAGCCGTCCGCTCAACGCTTCGCAGTCCGAAGCGCAAGCCTGCTGTACGCCTCATGGCAAAACTGAGGACATTCCCGTCAAACCGGCCGGTAAGGCCTGTTGCTGA
- a CDS encoding arsenate reductase ArsC, translating into MTDNIYNVLFICTGNSARSILAEGLMNHYGAGRFKAYSAGSHPAGQVNPFALQALQKIGIEADGFRSKNWDEFSRDGSPELDFVFTVCDKAAGEVCPIWPGQPVTAHWGVADPAAVEGTDEQKQQAIRDAAVTLKRRIELFLSLPLAKLDAVALNKAVSDIGKH; encoded by the coding sequence ATGACCGACAATATCTATAACGTCCTGTTTATCTGCACGGGCAATTCCGCCCGCTCGATCCTCGCCGAAGGGCTGATGAACCATTACGGGGCCGGCCGATTCAAGGCCTACTCAGCAGGTAGCCATCCCGCAGGACAGGTCAATCCGTTTGCACTACAGGCGCTTCAGAAGATCGGTATTGAAGCAGACGGGTTCCGTAGCAAGAACTGGGATGAATTCTCCCGCGATGGCTCGCCCGAACTGGATTTCGTGTTCACTGTCTGCGACAAGGCAGCAGGCGAGGTGTGTCCGATCTGGCCGGGCCAGCCGGTAACGGCTCACTGGGGTGTCGCCGATCCCGCGGCGGTAGAGGGCACCGACGAGCAAAAGCAGCAGGCGATCCGGGATGCCGCCGTCACGCTCAAACGCCGTATCGAGCTGTTTCTCTCGCTGCCTCTTGCCAAGCTCGACGCCGTGGCCCTGAACAAGGCGGTCAGCGACATTGGCAAGCACTAG
- a CDS encoding arsenate reductase ArsC, which produces MTTNVLILCTHNSARSVLSEGMLNHWAKRLGKDVRAYSAGSAPSGRINPFALEALTNAGVETKGYRSKSWDEFSKDSAPQMRIVITVCDSAAAEQCPFWPGSPVKIHWGYADPSNAQGGDEGKRQAFELARQAIGYRMLQLLLLPLERLNNAELQQALDGILQS; this is translated from the coding sequence ATGACCACGAACGTACTCATTCTGTGCACCCACAATTCCGCGCGCAGCGTTCTTTCCGAAGGCATGCTGAATCACTGGGCAAAGAGGCTCGGCAAGGACGTGCGTGCATATAGTGCCGGCAGCGCACCGAGCGGCCGCATTAATCCGTTTGCGCTCGAAGCATTGACGAACGCAGGCGTCGAGACTAAGGGCTATCGCAGCAAGAGCTGGGACGAATTTTCGAAGGACAGCGCACCGCAGATGCGGATCGTCATTACTGTGTGCGACAGCGCAGCGGCGGAGCAGTGCCCGTTCTGGCCCGGTAGCCCTGTCAAGATTCACTGGGGCTACGCCGATCCGTCGAACGCGCAAGGCGGAGACGAAGGCAAACGGCAGGCGTTCGAACTCGCCCGACAGGCCATCGGTTACCGGATGCTGCAACTGCTCTTGCTCCCCTTGGAGCGTCTGAATAACGCCGAGCTTCAGCAGGCGCTCGACGGCATCCTGCAAAGTTGA
- the arsB gene encoding ACR3 family arsenite efflux transporter yields MNTPNIASAPRTASKPAISFFERYLTVWVALCIVAGILLGQVLPAVFQAIGRMEFAQVNLPVGLLIWVMIIPMLVKVDFGSLHEVRQHIRGIGVTLVVNWLVKPFTMAFLAWIFIKHLFAPMLPAAQLDSYVAGLILLAAAPCTAMVFVWSRLTGGDPLFTLSQVALNDSIMVVAFAPLVGLLLGISAITVPWATLLTSVALYIVIPVILAQILRKVLLSRGEAAFEVAMAKIGPWSITALLATLVLLFAFQGEAILKQPLVIVLLAVPILIQVFFNSALAYWLNRAVGEKHNIACPSALIGASNFFELAVATAIGLFGFNSGAALATVVGVLIEVPVMLLVVRIVNRSKHWYECT; encoded by the coding sequence ATGAACACCCCCAACATCGCCTCTGCGCCCAGGACAGCGTCGAAGCCAGCCATCAGCTTCTTCGAACGCTACCTCACCGTCTGGGTCGCCCTGTGCATCGTCGCCGGCATCCTGCTTGGTCAGGTGCTACCCGCCGTCTTTCAGGCGATCGGCCGTATGGAGTTCGCCCAGGTCAATCTCCCGGTCGGGCTGCTGATCTGGGTGATGATCATTCCCATGCTGGTGAAGGTCGATTTCGGCTCGCTGCACGAGGTGCGTCAGCACATCAGGGGCATTGGCGTCACGCTCGTGGTCAACTGGCTCGTCAAGCCGTTCACGATGGCGTTCCTCGCGTGGATTTTCATCAAGCACCTGTTCGCGCCGATGCTGCCCGCCGCGCAGCTCGACAGCTATGTGGCCGGCCTGATCCTGCTGGCCGCCGCGCCGTGCACGGCGATGGTGTTCGTCTGGAGTCGTCTGACGGGCGGCGATCCGCTCTTCACGCTCTCTCAGGTCGCGCTCAACGACAGCATCATGGTGGTCGCATTCGCGCCGCTCGTCGGGCTGCTGCTCGGCATCTCGGCCATCACGGTACCCTGGGCGACGCTGCTCACTTCGGTCGCGCTCTACATCGTCATCCCTGTGATCCTCGCGCAGATCCTGCGCAAGGTGCTGCTTTCGCGAGGCGAGGCGGCATTCGAAGTGGCAATGGCAAAGATCGGCCCGTGGTCGATCACGGCGCTGCTTGCCACGCTGGTGCTCCTGTTTGCCTTCCAGGGCGAGGCTATTCTGAAGCAGCCGCTCGTGATCGTGCTGCTTGCGGTGCCAATCCTGATCCAGGTGTTCTTCAACTCCGCGCTGGCGTACTGGCTCAACCGCGCGGTTGGGGAGAAGCACAACATCGCGTGCCCGTCTGCGCTGATCGGCGCGTCGAACTTCTTCGAGCTGGCCGTCGCGACCGCAATCGGGCTGTTCGGTTTCAACTCCGGCGCGGCGCTCGCGACAGTCGTCGGCGTGTTGATCGAAGTGCCGGTCATGCTGCTCGTGGTGCGTATCGTCAACCGGTCGAAGCACTGGTACGAGTGCACCTGA
- the arsC gene encoding arsenate reductase (glutaredoxin) (This arsenate reductase requires both glutathione and glutaredoxin to convert arsenate to arsenite, after which the efflux transporter formed by ArsA and ArsB can extrude the arsenite from the cell, providing resistance.) — MNEVTIYHNPDCGTSRNTLAMIRNAGIEPIVIEYLKTPPTRDRLVELIRQSGLGVREVLRQKGTPYAELRLDNPALSDDQLLDAMMAHPILINRPFVVTSMGVRLCRPSELVLDVLPVAQRGAFTKEDGEAVIDAEGKRVRSGN; from the coding sequence ATGAACGAAGTCACCATCTATCACAACCCGGACTGCGGCACCTCGCGTAATACGCTCGCGATGATCCGAAACGCGGGAATCGAGCCCATCGTTATCGAATACCTGAAAACGCCGCCGACCCGCGACAGGCTCGTCGAACTTATCCGGCAATCCGGTCTGGGCGTGCGTGAAGTGCTGCGGCAGAAAGGAACGCCGTACGCTGAACTGCGCCTGGACAACCCGGCATTGAGCGACGATCAGTTGCTCGACGCGATGATGGCGCACCCCATTCTCATCAACCGCCCCTTCGTGGTGACGTCGATGGGCGTGCGCCTGTGCCGTCCGTCCGAACTCGTGCTCGACGTCCTGCCCGTGGCACAACGCGGCGCGTTCACGAAGGAAGACGGCGAAGCGGTGATCGATGCGGAGGGCAAGCGTGTCCGCTCCGGTAATTGA
- the arsH gene encoding arsenical resistance protein ArsH, whose product MRRASVSAPVIDLATELPQVDAALFRVPDIQRLQATKASLHAPRILLLYGSLRERSFSRLLSEEAARLLTAMGAEVRIFNPSGLPLPDDAPDTHPKVAELRELVLWSEGMVWCSPERHGAMTGIMKSQIDWIPLSMGAVRPTQGKTLAVMQVSGGSQSFNAVNQMRVLGRWMRMLTIPNQSSVAKAFTEFDEAGRMKPSAYFDRVVDVMEELVKFTLLTRDIGPYLVDRYSERKESAEELMKRVNQASI is encoded by the coding sequence ATGCGGAGGGCAAGCGTGTCCGCTCCGGTAATTGATCTCGCCACTGAGCTTCCGCAGGTCGATGCGGCGCTGTTCCGCGTACCCGATATCCAGCGCCTTCAGGCCACGAAGGCTTCCTTGCACGCGCCCCGCATCCTGCTGCTCTACGGTTCGCTGCGCGAGCGCTCGTTCAGCCGCTTGCTGAGCGAAGAAGCCGCGCGCCTGCTCACGGCGATGGGCGCCGAAGTCCGCATTTTCAACCCGAGCGGTCTGCCGCTGCCCGACGACGCGCCCGACACACATCCCAAAGTAGCCGAACTGCGCGAACTCGTGCTGTGGTCGGAGGGCATGGTCTGGTGCTCGCCCGAGCGCCATGGCGCAATGACCGGCATCATGAAGTCGCAGATCGACTGGATTCCGCTTTCGATGGGCGCCGTGCGGCCGACGCAGGGCAAGACACTCGCGGTGATGCAGGTGAGCGGCGGATCGCAGTCGTTCAACGCCGTCAACCAGATGCGCGTGCTCGGGCGCTGGATGCGCATGCTCACTATCCCGAACCAGTCGTCGGTGGCGAAGGCTTTCACGGAGTTCGATGAAGCCGGCCGCATGAAACCTTCGGCGTATTTCGATCGTGTCGTGGACGTGATGGAAGAACTGGTGAAGTTCACCTTGCTGACGCGCGATATCGGTCCCTATCTGGTCGACCGCTACAGCGAGCGCAAGGAGAGCGCCGAAGAACTGATGAAACGCGTGAACCAGGCCAGTATCTGA
- a CDS encoding MFS transporter — MPPRSSDRKPESNTATWALAIGQLVAWGAVYYAFSLFVVPMEQELGWSRASTNAALSCGLLVSGLAAYPVGKWIDHGHGRMVLTAGSLLASVMLVLWSQAGSLITLFAAWVGLGVSMAATLYDPVFAILTRDYPRSFRTKITLVTLVAGFASTVFIPLTQELVDVLGWRHALLALAAINACACVPIHWLSLRNDPNVTAPAVNKERIKAENAASVGRALRTPVFWALAICFTAYYATFAALTFHLVPLMVERHVPQPVILATMAVIGPAQVFARVLWFTAGRNVSPKIVGLIITSAFPASVAILLIAGTSPVALILFAIIYGGANGMMTILRGTIVQDVMWTEGYGAISGLLSAPSNIAKGIAPISAALIWTIGQTYVPVEWTVLLVSLTSTAAFCMVIFYTRHHRGIATAAID; from the coding sequence ATGCCGCCGCGCTCGTCCGACCGAAAGCCCGAGAGCAATACGGCAACCTGGGCGCTGGCTATCGGCCAGCTTGTCGCGTGGGGCGCGGTCTATTACGCGTTTTCGCTCTTCGTCGTGCCGATGGAGCAGGAACTGGGATGGAGCCGGGCATCGACGAATGCAGCGCTTTCGTGCGGGCTGCTGGTGTCCGGGCTGGCCGCGTATCCGGTCGGCAAGTGGATCGATCACGGGCATGGCCGCATGGTATTGACGGCAGGTTCGCTGCTCGCCTCGGTCATGCTGGTGCTCTGGTCGCAGGCCGGGAGCCTTATCACGCTTTTTGCGGCATGGGTCGGGCTCGGCGTATCCATGGCAGCCACGCTCTACGATCCGGTATTCGCGATTCTCACGCGGGACTATCCCCGCAGCTTCCGCACGAAAATCACGCTCGTTACGCTCGTGGCGGGCTTTGCGAGCACGGTCTTCATTCCGCTCACGCAGGAGCTTGTCGATGTGCTGGGCTGGCGTCACGCGCTACTCGCGCTCGCGGCGATCAACGCGTGCGCGTGCGTGCCTATTCACTGGCTGTCGCTGCGCAATGATCCGAACGTCACGGCACCTGCCGTCAACAAGGAACGGATCAAGGCGGAAAATGCAGCATCGGTCGGGCGCGCGCTGCGAACGCCGGTGTTCTGGGCGCTTGCGATCTGCTTTACCGCTTACTACGCGACCTTCGCTGCGCTGACATTCCACCTGGTTCCGTTGATGGTCGAACGCCACGTACCGCAACCGGTCATTCTCGCAACGATGGCGGTGATCGGGCCGGCGCAGGTTTTCGCCCGTGTTCTGTGGTTCACCGCCGGGCGAAACGTGTCGCCCAAGATCGTCGGCCTGATCATCACTTCGGCGTTTCCGGCTTCCGTTGCGATACTGCTGATCGCTGGAACCTCGCCCGTTGCACTGATCCTGTTCGCGATCATTTATGGCGGTGCAAACGGCATGATGACGATACTGCGCGGCACCATCGTGCAGGACGTGATGTGGACCGAAGGCTATGGGGCAATCAGTGGGCTACTCTCGGCGCCGTCAAACATCGCGAAGGGGATAGCGCCGATCTCGGCAGCGTTGATCTGGACGATCGGGCAAACCTATGTGCCGGTCGAGTGGACCGTTTTGCTCGTTTCACTCACTTCCACGGCTGCATTCTGCATGGTCATCTTCTACACGCGCCATCACCGTGGTATCGCTACGGCTGCGATCGATTGA